In Burkholderia sp. NRF60-BP8, a single window of DNA contains:
- the aqpZ gene encoding aquaporin Z yields the protein MNLSQRLAAEVFGTFWLVLGGCGSAVLAAAFPGLGIGFAGVALAFGLTVLTMAFAIGHISGCHLNPAVSVGLTVAGRFPARDLVPYIVAQVVGATLGAFVLYLIATGKPGFDVVGSGFATNGFGDRSPGHYSLAASFICEVVMTGFFLFVILGATDKRAPAGFAPIAIGLCLTLIHLISIPVTNTSVNPARSTGPALFVGGDAIGQLWLFWVAPLIGAVLAGIIYPLVAGRDDAVDLLPASARTSE from the coding sequence ATGAATCTTTCTCAGCGTCTCGCTGCAGAGGTATTCGGCACGTTCTGGCTGGTGCTCGGCGGGTGCGGAAGCGCCGTGCTGGCCGCCGCCTTTCCGGGCCTCGGCATCGGCTTTGCCGGCGTCGCACTCGCCTTCGGCCTGACCGTACTGACGATGGCATTCGCAATCGGCCACATCTCGGGCTGCCACCTGAACCCGGCGGTAAGCGTCGGCCTGACGGTCGCCGGCCGCTTCCCGGCGCGCGATCTCGTGCCGTACATCGTCGCGCAAGTCGTCGGCGCCACGCTCGGCGCGTTCGTGCTGTACCTGATCGCAACCGGCAAGCCGGGTTTCGATGTCGTCGGCAGCGGCTTTGCGACGAACGGCTTCGGCGATCGCTCGCCCGGCCATTACTCGCTCGCCGCATCGTTCATCTGCGAAGTCGTGATGACGGGCTTCTTCCTGTTCGTGATCCTCGGCGCGACCGACAAGCGCGCGCCGGCCGGCTTCGCGCCGATCGCGATCGGGCTGTGCCTGACGCTGATTCACCTGATCTCGATTCCGGTCACCAATACGTCGGTGAACCCGGCGCGCTCGACCGGCCCGGCGCTGTTCGTGGGCGGCGACGCGATCGGCCAGCTCTGGCTGTTCTGGGTCGCGCCGCTGATCGGCGCGGTACTCGCAGGGATCATCTACCCGCTGGTCGCCGGGCGTGACGACGCCGTCGACCTGCTGCCCGCATCAGCTCGCACAAGCGAATAA
- the flhC gene encoding flagellar transcriptional regulator FlhC, whose amino-acid sequence MASKSVVIEVKEITLAIELIELGARLQLLEAETSLSRDRLIKLYKELKGVSPPKGMLPFSTDWFMTWQPNIHSSLFYNIYRFMQDHGRCEPIQSIVKAYRLYLEHVNLSGDEAALSLTRAWTLVRFFDSGMLQMTPCTRCGGHFVAHAHDPHQGFVCGLCQPPSRAGKTRKAAAARAELAAAAA is encoded by the coding sequence ATGGCAAGCAAAAGCGTCGTGATCGAGGTGAAGGAAATCACCCTCGCCATCGAACTGATCGAACTGGGCGCCCGGCTGCAGCTGCTGGAGGCGGAGACGAGCCTGTCGCGGGACCGTCTGATCAAGCTGTACAAGGAACTGAAGGGCGTGTCGCCGCCGAAGGGGATGCTGCCGTTTTCGACCGACTGGTTCATGACGTGGCAGCCGAACATCCACTCGTCGCTGTTCTACAACATCTACCGGTTCATGCAGGACCACGGCCGCTGCGAGCCGATCCAGTCGATCGTGAAGGCGTACCGGCTCTATCTGGAGCACGTGAATCTGTCCGGCGACGAGGCCGCGCTGAGCCTCACGCGGGCATGGACGCTGGTGCGCTTCTTCGATTCGGGGATGCTGCAGATGACGCCGTGCACGCGCTGCGGCGGCCACTTCGTCGCGCATGCGCATGATCCGCATCAAGGTTTCGTGTGCGGCCTGTGCCAGCCCCCGTCGCGGGCCGGCAAGACCCGCAAGGCCGCCGCCGCGCGCGCCGAACTGGCCGCCGCCGCGGCCTGA
- a CDS encoding glycosyltransferase family 4 protein gives MRIAQIAPLYEAVPPKLYGGTERVVSYLTEALVELGHDVTLFASGDSVTSARLEAAWPRALRLDPSVRDSMAPHMRLLEQVARVAHEFDVLHFHLDYLPFPLMSRLDTPYVTTLHGRLDLPELQPVFDAFPDSPVVSISNNQRKPLPQAAWAGTVYHGLPDTLLTPQDVKPEYLAFLGRICPEKRVDTAIRIAAQSGLPLKIAAKVDKADADYFKEVIEPLLDQAHVEFIGEINEAQKPAFLSGAKALLFPIDWPEPFGLVMIEAMACGTPVVAFNRGSVPEVIEDGVTGFIVEDVQGAVGALHRIDSLSRSAIRARFDTRFSAKAMAQRYVETYESLCAATKQPALRRVAGA, from the coding sequence ATGCGAATTGCCCAGATCGCGCCGCTTTACGAAGCCGTCCCGCCGAAACTCTACGGCGGCACCGAGCGCGTCGTGTCCTACCTCACCGAGGCGCTCGTCGAACTCGGCCACGACGTGACGCTGTTCGCCAGCGGCGACTCCGTCACGTCGGCCCGCCTCGAGGCGGCGTGGCCGCGCGCGCTGCGGCTCGACCCGTCGGTCCGCGATTCGATGGCGCCCCATATGCGGCTCCTCGAGCAGGTCGCCCGGGTCGCGCACGAATTCGACGTGCTGCACTTCCACCTCGACTATCTGCCGTTCCCGCTGATGTCGCGCCTCGACACGCCGTACGTGACGACGCTGCACGGCCGCCTCGACCTGCCGGAGCTGCAGCCGGTGTTCGACGCGTTCCCGGATTCGCCGGTCGTGTCGATCTCGAACAACCAGCGCAAGCCGCTGCCGCAGGCCGCGTGGGCCGGCACCGTGTACCACGGGCTGCCCGACACGCTGCTCACCCCGCAGGACGTGAAGCCCGAATATCTCGCGTTCCTCGGCCGGATCTGCCCCGAAAAGCGTGTCGACACCGCGATCCGGATCGCCGCGCAAAGCGGGCTGCCGCTGAAGATTGCCGCGAAGGTCGACAAGGCCGACGCGGACTACTTCAAGGAAGTGATCGAGCCGCTGCTCGACCAGGCGCATGTCGAATTCATCGGCGAGATCAACGAAGCGCAAAAGCCGGCGTTCCTGTCCGGCGCGAAGGCGCTGCTGTTCCCGATCGACTGGCCGGAGCCGTTCGGCCTGGTGATGATCGAGGCGATGGCCTGCGGCACGCCGGTCGTCGCGTTCAACCGCGGCTCGGTGCCGGAAGTGATCGAGGACGGCGTGACCGGCTTCATCGTCGAAGACGTGCAGGGCGCGGTCGGCGCGCTGCACCGGATCGACAGCCTGTCGCGCAGCGCGATCCGCGCGCGTTTCGACACGCGTTTCAGCGCGAAGGCCATGGCGCAGCGTTACGTCGAAACTTACGAATCGCTTTGCGCGGCAACCAAGCAACCGGCATTGCGCCGGGTCGCGGGCGCCTGA
- a CDS encoding TonB-dependent siderophore receptor, with amino-acid sequence MTVCLARPPVRPRRVAAALACLAASLAHADDSPGDAAVLPALNITAAHDSPQHLTDTISTGALGTRRQLDTPFSTTIVTSEELEARQPYKLGDVFANDASVSDNSGAYSAWASYMTVRGMQLDWQNGYKIDGLPFVTYGITMPYEQLDRVELLKGLGGFLYGFVTPGGVVNYVTKQPGAEPVRSVDIGYRSTNVWTEHVDLGQRFGPDHMFGARLNATHEEGKTYNDGNIRRDSVSLALQANLTRDLSVSFGALYQDRRTTGQTPSIFTGSYPGGALPATISGGSTNLGGKDQYLNTNLQLYTTGLQYQLAPDWQLDVTYSYSKATRRRNESTLYLQDAAGYYTDSRYVGMEDHRFSQWRAMVEGKVRTGPFSHQIVLGASWQKQANDYSANSVFVPLGAGNLYAPNPYRYESPHGFIQYRTSEIVQKSLFASDTVQLTERWSVLAGVRYMNYTQRAFQASGVEDPGYRQNGVVTPTFAVMFKLAPTTTAYASYAESLEPGSRVNDVYANAGQVLKPLRSKQYELGIKSEHARWSATASLFRIERSAEYANAANVYVQDGESIIQGIEVGARAKFGAHWNAGVDAMLLDAWYANGIGNNGNRVAGAPRFVLAGDLGYAVPGVPGLTLGVDAKFTGATPLRAAGGLDAPGFLVVNAGARYLTRVGRHDVTLRASIDNVLNRRYWEYQYADYVKPGDPRTVSLSAKIDF; translated from the coding sequence ATGACCGTCTGCCTCGCCCGCCCGCCTGTCCGTCCACGCCGCGTGGCCGCCGCTCTCGCCTGCCTTGCCGCGTCGCTCGCGCACGCGGACGATTCGCCCGGCGACGCCGCGGTACTGCCCGCCCTCAACATCACGGCCGCGCATGATTCGCCGCAACACTTGACCGACACGATCTCGACGGGTGCGCTCGGCACCCGCCGCCAGCTCGACACGCCGTTCTCGACGACCATCGTCACGTCGGAAGAGCTCGAGGCCCGCCAGCCGTACAAGCTCGGCGACGTGTTCGCGAACGACGCGTCGGTGTCGGACAACAGCGGCGCCTACAGCGCCTGGGCCAGCTACATGACGGTGCGCGGCATGCAGCTCGACTGGCAGAACGGCTACAAGATCGACGGACTGCCGTTCGTCACGTACGGCATCACGATGCCGTACGAGCAGCTCGATCGCGTCGAACTGCTGAAGGGGCTCGGCGGCTTCCTGTATGGCTTCGTGACGCCGGGCGGCGTCGTCAACTACGTGACGAAGCAGCCGGGCGCCGAACCGGTGCGCAGTGTCGACATCGGTTACCGGAGCACCAACGTGTGGACCGAGCATGTCGATCTCGGCCAGCGCTTCGGGCCCGACCACATGTTCGGCGCGCGGCTGAATGCGACCCACGAGGAAGGCAAGACCTACAACGACGGCAACATCCGCCGCGACAGCGTGTCGCTCGCGCTGCAGGCGAACCTGACGCGCGACCTGTCCGTGTCGTTCGGCGCGCTGTACCAGGACCGCCGCACGACGGGCCAGACGCCGTCGATCTTCACCGGCAGCTATCCGGGCGGCGCGCTGCCCGCGACGATCAGCGGCGGATCGACGAACCTGGGCGGCAAGGACCAGTACCTGAACACGAACCTGCAGCTCTATACGACCGGGCTGCAATACCAGCTCGCGCCCGACTGGCAGCTCGACGTCACGTACAGCTACAGCAAGGCGACGCGCCGGCGTAACGAAAGCACGCTCTACCTGCAGGACGCGGCCGGCTACTACACCGACAGCCGCTACGTCGGCATGGAGGATCACCGCTTCAGCCAGTGGCGCGCGATGGTCGAGGGCAAGGTACGCACGGGCCCGTTCAGCCACCAGATCGTGCTCGGCGCATCGTGGCAGAAGCAGGCGAACGACTATTCGGCGAACAGCGTGTTCGTGCCGCTCGGCGCCGGCAACCTCTATGCGCCGAATCCGTACCGCTACGAGAGTCCGCACGGTTTCATCCAGTACCGCACGAGCGAGATCGTGCAGAAATCGCTGTTCGCGAGCGACACCGTGCAGTTGACCGAGCGCTGGTCGGTGCTGGCCGGCGTGCGCTACATGAACTACACGCAGCGCGCGTTCCAGGCGAGCGGCGTCGAGGACCCCGGCTATCGCCAGAACGGCGTAGTGACGCCGACCTTCGCGGTGATGTTCAAGCTCGCGCCGACGACCACCGCGTACGCGAGCTACGCCGAGTCGCTCGAGCCCGGCAGCCGCGTGAACGACGTCTACGCGAACGCGGGCCAGGTGCTCAAGCCGTTGCGCAGCAAGCAGTACGAGCTGGGGATCAAGAGCGAGCACGCGCGCTGGAGCGCGACGGCCTCGCTGTTCCGCATCGAGCGCAGCGCCGAATACGCGAACGCCGCGAACGTCTACGTGCAGGACGGCGAATCGATCATTCAGGGGATCGAGGTCGGCGCGCGCGCGAAATTCGGCGCGCACTGGAACGCGGGCGTCGACGCGATGCTGCTCGACGCGTGGTACGCGAACGGGATCGGCAACAATGGCAACCGCGTGGCCGGCGCGCCGCGCTTCGTGCTCGCCGGCGACCTCGGCTATGCGGTGCCGGGCGTGCCGGGGCTGACGCTCGGCGTCGACGCGAAATTCACCGGCGCGACGCCGCTGCGCGCGGCCGGCGGCCTCGACGCACCGGGCTTTCTCGTCGTCAACGCGGGCGCCCGTTACCTGACGCGGGTCGGACGGCACGACGTGACGCTGCGCGCATCGATCGACAACGTGTTGAACCGCCGTTACTGGGAATACCAGTACGCGGACTACGTGAAGCCGGGCGACCCGCGCACGGTGAGCCTGAGCGCGAAGATCGATTTCTGA
- a CDS encoding Cof-type HAD-IIB family hydrolase translates to MYKVIATDLDGTLLNSDHQLDPYTIDTVRRLDRDGVQFVIATGRHYADVAGIRDVLGIRPYLITSNGARVHAPDDTTIHAQDIDAAVVRSLVQPEVVGAHGRVIVNLFTNDGWLIDREAPHLLEFHQDSGFRYEVIDMAAHDGAAIAKVLYIGEPADLAVVAEQMRVQFGDTLYVTYSLPDCLEVMTANVSKGRALRTVLARLGIDAGHCIAFGDNMNDIDLLETAGHAFMMNNANPDLVARLPHIPRIGNNFDAGVARHLRTLFSLEDDVVAS, encoded by the coding sequence ATGTACAAAGTCATCGCCACCGATCTCGACGGTACGCTGCTGAACAGCGACCACCAGCTCGACCCGTACACGATCGACACCGTTCGTCGGCTCGACCGCGACGGCGTGCAGTTCGTGATCGCCACGGGGCGCCATTATGCGGACGTCGCCGGCATTCGCGATGTCCTCGGCATTCGGCCGTACCTGATCACGTCGAACGGCGCGCGCGTGCATGCGCCGGACGACACGACGATCCACGCGCAGGACATCGACGCAGCGGTCGTGCGCAGCCTGGTGCAGCCGGAAGTCGTCGGCGCGCATGGCCGCGTGATCGTCAACCTGTTCACCAACGACGGCTGGCTGATCGACCGCGAAGCGCCGCACCTGCTCGAATTCCACCAGGATTCGGGCTTCCGGTACGAAGTGATCGACATGGCCGCGCACGACGGCGCGGCGATCGCGAAGGTGCTGTATATCGGCGAACCGGCCGATCTGGCGGTCGTCGCCGAGCAGATGCGCGTGCAGTTCGGCGATACGCTGTACGTCACGTACTCGCTGCCCGACTGCCTCGAAGTGATGACCGCGAACGTGTCGAAGGGGCGCGCGCTGCGCACGGTGCTCGCGCGGCTCGGCATCGACGCCGGCCACTGCATCGCGTTCGGCGACAACATGAACGACATCGACCTGCTCGAAACCGCCGGTCACGCATTCATGATGAACAACGCGAACCCCGACCTGGTGGCGCGGCTGCCGCACATCCCGCGGATCGGCAACAACTTCGACGCGGGCGTCGCCCGCCACCTGCGCACGCTGTTCTCGCTCGAGGACGACGTCGTCGCGTCCTGA
- a CDS encoding PepSY-associated TM helix domain-containing protein: MNAFLRPFLVRLHRWFGLAIALFLFVAGLTGALIAWDHELDAALNPDFYIARSGAAPLAPLAPLELAARIEAADPRVQVTYLPLAIEPGHTLQAGVMPRTDPATGQPYALGFSQIAVDPATGTVQGRREWGAPSLARLDLMPFIYRLHYSLFLPVYGGINFGFWVMGVVGIVWAIDSLIALVLAFPNLKSWRKSFAFRVRRGGYPLVFDLHRSGGVWVWGLLLIVAVTSISMNLAVPVVRPLVSLVSPLAETPYTNPEHFPPAPPGSPVLPRERIVEIARSAGRDAGIAAPPGALLFAPAMNAYAVGFFMPGNDHGDVGLGNAWLYWNVVTGKPVAAQVPGRGSAGDLFMQAQFPLHSGRIAGVAGRVAVSVLGIVIAMLSVTGICIWVKKRSARVRAARSARAVVSASSRAAR, translated from the coding sequence ATGAACGCGTTCCTGCGACCGTTTCTTGTGCGCCTGCACCGCTGGTTCGGGCTCGCCATCGCGCTGTTCCTGTTCGTCGCGGGGCTCACCGGCGCGCTGATCGCGTGGGACCACGAACTCGACGCGGCGCTGAACCCGGATTTCTATATCGCGCGCAGCGGCGCGGCGCCGCTTGCGCCGCTTGCGCCGCTCGAGCTCGCGGCGCGCATCGAGGCCGCCGATCCGCGCGTGCAGGTGACCTATCTGCCGCTCGCGATCGAACCGGGGCACACGCTGCAGGCGGGCGTGATGCCGCGTACCGATCCGGCAACCGGCCAGCCGTACGCACTCGGTTTCAGCCAGATCGCCGTCGATCCCGCGACCGGCACGGTGCAGGGCCGCCGCGAATGGGGCGCGCCGTCGCTCGCGCGGCTCGACCTGATGCCGTTCATCTACCGGCTGCACTACTCGCTGTTCCTGCCCGTGTACGGCGGGATCAATTTCGGGTTCTGGGTGATGGGCGTCGTCGGCATCGTGTGGGCGATCGACAGCCTGATCGCGCTCGTGCTCGCGTTTCCGAACCTGAAAAGCTGGCGCAAGTCGTTCGCGTTCCGCGTGCGGCGCGGCGGCTATCCGCTCGTGTTCGACCTGCACCGCTCGGGTGGCGTGTGGGTGTGGGGGCTGCTGCTCATCGTCGCGGTCACGTCGATTTCGATGAACCTTGCCGTGCCCGTCGTGCGCCCGCTGGTCTCGCTGGTGTCGCCGCTCGCCGAAACGCCGTACACGAATCCCGAACATTTCCCGCCGGCCCCGCCGGGCAGCCCGGTATTGCCGCGCGAGCGAATCGTCGAGATCGCGCGCTCGGCCGGCCGCGACGCGGGAATCGCCGCGCCGCCGGGTGCGCTGCTGTTCGCCCCGGCGATGAATGCCTATGCGGTCGGGTTCTTCATGCCCGGCAACGACCATGGCGACGTCGGGCTCGGCAACGCGTGGCTGTACTGGAATGTGGTGACCGGCAAGCCCGTCGCCGCGCAGGTGCCGGGCCGCGGTTCGGCCGGCGACCTGTTCATGCAGGCGCAGTTTCCGCTGCACTCGGGGCGGATCGCCGGTGTCGCCGGACGTGTCGCCGTGAGCGTGCTCGGCATCGTGATCGCGATGCTGAGCGTGACGGGCATCTGCATCTGGGTGAAGAAGCGCAGCGCACGCGTGCGAGCTGCGCGGAGCGCGCGGGCGGTCGTATCGGCGTCGTCGCGCGCGGCGCGGTAA
- a CDS encoding BadF/BadG/BcrA/BcrD ATPase family protein — translation MAALLFAIGIDGGGTGTRAVLADRHGRELAQGRGGPSGLGLGIERAWASIGAACADAFSQAGLVFEWSQCALGCGLAGVNNAAWLAAFRAKAPLGALAIESDAYTTVVGAHGGAPGLIVALGTGSIAAALDAAGACRIAGGFGFPSGDEASGAWLGVRALAYAQQALDGRVPRDVFATALLAETGAQNRDALVEWSCDANQTAYARLAPIVFAHRAHPVASALIAQAGDEIGKMIDALDPQQALPVALCGGLADALAPAVPVRHAARLRAPFDDSAHGALRLALQALRAAEGG, via the coding sequence ATGGCGGCATTACTTTTTGCGATCGGCATCGACGGCGGCGGCACGGGCACGCGCGCGGTGCTGGCGGACCGGCACGGGCGCGAGCTGGCGCAGGGGCGCGGCGGTCCGTCGGGGCTCGGCCTCGGTATCGAGCGCGCCTGGGCGTCGATCGGCGCGGCCTGCGCGGACGCGTTCTCGCAGGCCGGTCTCGTGTTCGAGTGGTCGCAGTGCGCGCTCGGCTGCGGGCTCGCCGGCGTCAACAACGCGGCGTGGCTCGCCGCGTTCCGCGCCAAGGCGCCGCTCGGCGCGCTCGCGATCGAGAGCGATGCGTACACGACCGTCGTCGGCGCGCACGGCGGCGCGCCGGGGCTCATCGTCGCGCTCGGCACCGGCAGCATCGCGGCGGCGCTCGATGCGGCCGGCGCGTGCCGGATCGCGGGCGGCTTCGGCTTTCCGTCCGGGGACGAAGCGAGTGGCGCGTGGCTCGGCGTGCGCGCGCTCGCCTATGCGCAACAGGCGCTCGACGGCCGCGTGCCGCGCGACGTGTTCGCCACGGCTCTCCTTGCGGAAACGGGCGCGCAGAACCGCGACGCGCTCGTCGAGTGGTCGTGCGACGCGAACCAGACGGCCTACGCGCGTCTTGCGCCGATCGTGTTCGCGCACCGCGCGCATCCGGTCGCGAGCGCGCTGATCGCGCAAGCCGGCGACGAGATCGGCAAGATGATCGACGCGCTCGATCCGCAGCAGGCGCTGCCGGTCGCGCTGTGCGGTGGGCTGGCGGACGCGCTCGCGCCGGCCGTGCCGGTGCGGCACGCCGCACGGCTGCGCGCGCCGTTCGACGATTCGGCGCATGGTGCGCTGCGGCTCGCGCTGCAGGCGTTGCGGGCGGCGGAGGGCGGCTAG
- the flhD gene encoding flagellar transcriptional regulator FlhD: protein MSATSEMLSEIKEVNLSYLLLAQRLLREDKAMGMFRMGISQELADVLANLTLAQTVKLAASNQMLCRFRFDDHALLSSLADKGRSDVVTHAHSAILMAGQQVEGVR from the coding sequence ATGAGCGCTACCAGCGAAATGCTCAGTGAGATCAAAGAGGTCAACCTGTCGTACCTCCTCCTCGCGCAGCGCCTGCTGCGGGAAGACAAGGCGATGGGCATGTTCCGCATGGGCATTTCCCAGGAACTCGCCGACGTGCTCGCCAACCTCACGCTCGCCCAGACCGTGAAGCTGGCCGCGTCGAACCAGATGCTGTGCCGCTTCCGCTTCGATGATCACGCGCTGCTGTCGTCGCTCGCCGACAAGGGCCGCAGCGACGTCGTCACGCACGCCCACTCGGCCATCCTGATGGCCGGGCAGCAGGTCGAAGGCGTCCGCTGA
- a CDS encoding flagellin has translation MLGINSNINSLVAQQNLNGSQNALSQAITRLSSGKRINSAADDAAGLAISTRMQTQINGLNQGVSNANDGVSMIQTASSALSSLTNSLQRIRQLAVQASTGTMSTTDQAALQQEVAQQIQEVNRIASQTTYNGTNILNGNAGIVSFQVGANVGQTISLDLSQSMSAAQIGGGLVQKGQTVGTVTGLSLDASGAYTSAAASVTVTAINVLSDGKGGYTFTDQNGGAISQTYAQSVFGSNATGGTGAAVGALTLQTSATSAGGSSMSAAALTAATNAVAQINAVNKPATVSGLDISTVSGANVAMVSIDNALQTVNNVQAALGAAQNRFTAIATAQQAESTDLSSAQSQITDANFAQETANMSKNQVLQQAGISVLAQANSLPQQVLKLLQ, from the coding sequence ATGCTCGGAATTAACAGCAACATCAACTCGCTGGTTGCACAGCAGAACCTCAACGGCTCGCAAAACGCCCTGTCCCAGGCCATCACGCGCCTGTCGTCGGGCAAGCGCATCAACAGCGCAGCGGACGACGCGGCAGGCCTCGCGATCTCGACCCGGATGCAGACCCAGATCAATGGTCTGAACCAGGGCGTGTCGAACGCCAACGACGGCGTGTCGATGATCCAGACGGCATCGAGCGCACTGTCGTCGCTGACGAACAGCCTGCAGCGTATCCGCCAGCTGGCCGTCCAGGCGTCGACGGGCACGATGTCCACGACCGACCAGGCAGCACTGCAGCAGGAAGTTGCGCAGCAGATCCAGGAAGTGAACCGTATCGCGTCGCAAACGACGTACAACGGCACGAACATCCTGAACGGCAACGCAGGCATCGTGTCGTTCCAAGTTGGTGCGAACGTCGGCCAGACGATCTCGCTGGATCTGAGCCAAAGCATGTCGGCCGCACAGATCGGCGGCGGCCTGGTGCAGAAGGGTCAGACGGTCGGCACGGTGACGGGCCTGAGCCTCGACGCCAGCGGCGCGTACACGTCGGCGGCGGCGTCCGTAACGGTTACCGCGATCAACGTGCTGTCGGACGGTAAGGGTGGCTACACGTTCACCGACCAGAACGGCGGCGCCATCTCGCAAACCTATGCTCAGTCCGTGTTCGGCTCAAACGCAACGGGCGGCACGGGCGCGGCAGTCGGCGCTCTGACGCTCCAAACGAGCGCAACCAGCGCCGGTGGCAGCAGCATGTCGGCAGCGGCACTCACCGCGGCCACGAACGCCGTTGCGCAGATCAACGCAGTCAACAAGCCGGCAACCGTGTCGGGCCTCGACATCAGCACGGTCAGCGGGGCGAACGTCGCGATGGTGTCGATCGACAACGCGCTGCAGACGGTGAACAACGTGCAGGCGGCACTCGGCGCGGCGCAAAACCGCTTCACGGCAATCGCCACGGCGCAGCAGGCAGAATCGACCGACCTGTCGTCGGCACAGTCGCAGATCACCGACGCGAACTTCGCGCAGGAAACCGCGAACATGTCGAAGAACCAGGTGCTGCAGCAAGCAGGCATCTCGGTGCTCGCACAGGCGAACTCGCTGCCGCAGCAGGTCCTGAAGCTCCTGCAGTAA
- a CDS encoding H-NS histone family protein gives MSQYAKLKAQIADLQAQADDVRRQEVAAVIADVQRMIAEYGLTAQDLGFAERARRGRPPKKAPLPPKYRDPKSGATWSGRGKPPNWIAGKNRDRFLIE, from the coding sequence ATGTCTCAATACGCGAAACTCAAGGCGCAGATCGCCGATCTGCAGGCCCAGGCGGACGACGTGCGCCGCCAGGAAGTGGCAGCGGTGATTGCCGATGTCCAGCGAATGATTGCCGAGTATGGCCTGACGGCCCAGGACCTGGGCTTCGCGGAGCGGGCGCGGCGCGGGCGTCCGCCGAAGAAGGCGCCGCTGCCGCCGAAATACCGCGATCCGAAGTCGGGTGCAACCTGGAGCGGGCGCGGCAAGCCGCCGAATTGGATCGCCGGCAAAAACCGCGATCGTTTCCTGATCGAGTGA
- a CDS encoding DNA-3-methyladenine glycosylase I produces the protein MSQRCNWVKTEADAHYHDTEWGVPSHDDRHLFEMLILEGAQAGLSWSTILNKRAGYREAFADFDVDAVARFTPKRIEKLLENPGIVRNRAKVEAAVTNARAVQRIREEHGSLAAFLWSFVGDTPVQNAWQSYRDAPASTEQSDALSKALKAYGCKFIGSTICYALMQATGMVNDHEAGCPCHARCAALGGKQPARRRKAG, from the coding sequence ATGTCGCAGCGGTGCAACTGGGTGAAGACGGAAGCGGACGCTCACTATCACGATACCGAGTGGGGCGTGCCGTCGCACGACGATCGCCACCTGTTCGAAATGCTGATCCTGGAAGGCGCGCAGGCCGGGCTGTCGTGGTCGACGATCCTGAACAAGCGCGCGGGCTATCGCGAAGCATTCGCCGATTTCGACGTCGACGCCGTCGCGCGCTTCACGCCCAAGCGCATCGAGAAGTTGCTGGAGAACCCGGGCATCGTGCGCAACCGCGCGAAGGTCGAAGCGGCGGTGACCAACGCGCGCGCGGTGCAGCGCATCCGGGAAGAGCACGGGTCGCTCGCCGCGTTCCTGTGGTCGTTCGTCGGCGACACGCCGGTTCAGAATGCGTGGCAGTCTTACCGCGACGCGCCCGCGTCCACCGAGCAGTCCGACGCGCTCAGCAAGGCGCTGAAGGCGTACGGCTGCAAGTTCATCGGCTCGACGATCTGCTATGCGCTGATGCAGGCGACCGGCATGGTCAACGATCACGAAGCCGGCTGCCCTTGCCACGCACGATGCGCGGCGCTCGGCGGCAAGCAGCCGGCACGCCGGCGCAAGGCGGGCTGA
- the rpsU gene encoding 30S ribosomal protein S21, with the protein MTTILLKENEPFEVAIRRFRRAIEKNGLIAELRERQSYEKPTAVRKRKKAAAVKRLHKRLRSQMLPKKLH; encoded by the coding sequence ATGACGACGATTCTTCTGAAAGAAAACGAGCCGTTCGAAGTGGCGATTCGCCGCTTTCGTCGCGCTATCGAAAAAAATGGCCTGATCGCTGAACTGCGTGAGCGCCAGTCTTACGAAAAGCCGACCGCAGTCCGCAAGCGCAAGAAGGCAGCAGCCGTCAAGCGCCTGCACAAGCGTCTGCGCAGCCAGATGCTGCCGAAGAAGCTCCACTAA